The following coding sequences lie in one Arachis ipaensis cultivar K30076 chromosome B05, Araip1.1, whole genome shotgun sequence genomic window:
- the LOC107640976 gene encoding uncharacterized protein LOC107640976 — MEAEAELKKELTPEKLKEIKAQEETESVTMHVPMRMEEPKDQPSPDVQEEPKEEQLARFLAILRKLQVNISITEALEKKPPYMSDKPQFDETTALKEDERVILIKECSTLIQKKLPLKMPYPRSFLIPCTIGTITFEKTLCDLGSSINLMPLSVMKKLRIQEVLSTRISLEMADMSLKRTNDMVENVLVKVDDLFLPADFVILDTGEDRDDSIILGRTFLATEMALIDVEKGELVLRLNGDHILFKIPNPHSSSDKGGTTVHHLVFQPSLSVESITEPPNIKSKFGVRHPSPSTEEGGRIGIAGDTLIEMDKPITKRRMEHVREPTHRPQHEPVQSPPPEIPEMPQRMHFSPHDY, encoded by the exons ATGGAGGCAGAGGCTGAACTTAAGAAAGAGCTTACTCCTGAAAAATTGAAGGAGATCAAGGCTCAGGAGGAGACTGAGAGTGTCACCATGCACGTCCCCATGAGAATGGAAGAGCCTAAAGACCAACCATCTCCAGACGTGCAAGAGGAACCTAAGGAGGAGCAACTTGCTCGGTTCTTGGCAATCCTCAGAAAGCTGCAAGTCAATATCTCTATTACAGAGGCATTGGAGAAGAAACCCCCTTATATgtctgacaaaccccaatttgacg AGACGACAGCCCTGAAGGAAGATGAGAGGGTGATACTGATCAAGGAATGCAGCACCCTGATCCAGAAAAAGCTGCCTCTGAAGATGCCATATCCTAGAAGCTTCCTGATTCCCTGTACTATAGGGACCATTACTTTTGAAAAGACACTGTGCGACCTTGGCTcaagcatcaatctcatgcctctctctgtgatgaagaagcttcgAATCCAGGAGGTTCTGTCCactagaatctcactagagatggcagatatgTCCTTGAAACGGACAAATGACATGGTGGAAAATGTTCTTGTAAAGGTTGATGACCTTTTCCTCCCTGCGGATTTCGTGATACTAGACACTGGGGAGGACAGAGACgactccatcatccttggaaggacTTTTCTTGCTACTGAAATGGCCTTAATTGATGTGGAAAAAGGAGAGTTGGTCCTGAGGTTGAATGGGGATCATATTTTGTTTAAAATCCCAAACCCTCACTCTTCCTCAGATAAAGGAGGTACTACTGTGCaccacttagtgttccaaccttCTCTTTCAGTAGAGAGCATTACAGAGCCCCCTAACAttaaatctaagtttggtgttaggcacCCATCACCATCTACTGAGGAAGGAG GTAGAATTGGCATAGCAGGAGACACCCTCATTGAGATGGACAAGCCCATCACAAAAAGGAGGATGGAGCACGTAAGGGAGCCTACGCACAGACCCCAGCACGAGCCTGTTCAGTCACCTCCACCAgagatcccagagatgcctcaGAGAATGCACTTTTCTCCCCATGACTATTGA